The following are encoded in a window of Vigna unguiculata cultivar IT97K-499-35 chromosome 8, ASM411807v1, whole genome shotgun sequence genomic DNA:
- the LOC114195054 gene encoding uncharacterized protein LOC114195054, with translation MDWLSANRVLVDRREKKLLFPNAEEPELVSSQGVMKELHDGAQCYMIFTHLEVERGEATSVIPVVQDFEDMFPEEVSRLPPRREVEFSIDLVPGTGPVSMAPYRMAPAELVELKKQIEELMAKQFIRPSTSPFALGSASAVSEEEGWEFASVCRLQTVEQNDNQE, from the coding sequence atggattggctctctgccaatcgcgtTTTAGTAGACCGTCGAGAGAAGAAACTGCTCTTTCCCAAcgcagaggagcctgagttggtaTCTTCTCAAGGTGTTATGAAGGAACTCCATGACGGTGCGCAGTGTTACATGATCTTCACACATCTGGAGGTGGAGAGAGGAGAGGCGACGTCAGTGATACCGGTTGTGCAGGATTTTGAGGATATGTTCCCAGAAGAAGTGTCAAGGTTACCACCCCGCAGAGAGGTAGAGTTCTCTATCGATCTAGTGCCAGGGACAGGTCCAGTATCGATGGCTCCCTACCGCATGGCACCGGCAGAGTTGGTTGAACttaagaaacagatagaggaaCTGATGGCGAAACAGTTTATTCGACCCAGCACTTCGCCTTTCGCCTTGGGGAGCGCCAGTGCtgttagtgaagaagaaggatgggagttcgcgTCTGTGTGTAGACTACAGACAGTTgaacaaaatgacaatcaagaataa